GGAATGGTCAGGGGAGCGCTGCTATGCCCGGACAGCAGCGCGGGCAGGATGAGCACCCACAGGGCCAGCAGGGTGAGGGTGCTGCCCAGGATGGCCCGGAAGCCCTTGCCGCGCGCCACCGCGACGGCGATGACCATCACGGCGCCGAGCAGCCAGCCCAGGTACGGGGTGCGCACCGGGTCATTCAGGACGTAGTCCTGGCCGGTTTGATAGATGACCACCGGCTCGCCCCGGGTGTAGGTGGGGCCGTCCGCGTAGGAGAGCGCGTTCACGATCTCGCCGTCTTCCAGGGTCACCAGCACCTCGTCCGCGCTGTACCGCTGCTCGTAGGTGCCGCGCAGGTACGTGCCCAGGGGGGCGGGCGATTCGGGGAGGCGGACGCATCCCCCCAGCAGCAGGGGCAGCGCGGCGAGGAGCGGCAGGAGGAGGCGTGCCGGCCACGGAACACCAAGGGGGAGGACAGGCATGGGCGAACCGCATCATACCTGTATGGCTGTACAGATCTCATGGGTACGACTGGGCCTGCACGAAGGCGTCGGGCGCGACGAGTCCCCGGGACGCCGGGATGCGGCCGGTGGCCCCAGAGCGGGTCAGGACCAGAGTCCAGAATCCTGATACGTCAGGGACTTGGCGTTGCCAGGCGGGCGCGATCATGCGGCAACACTCGTGCCCTCACGCCTCTCACGTAGGGTAGCGATACGCGCGTTGGGCAAGCGGCGCAAGTCACGGGTCAGCACCCGGGCGACGGCGTGAGGGGTGCCGGCCGCCGCCCACACCGCGTCCAACTCCAGCAAGGCGTCATCCAGCAGCGTGACCAGCGAGCGGACGTGACCCACCGGCGGCACCCCGCCGACCGCAAAGCCCGTGCATTCCCGCACGAACGCCGCGTCCGCCTTCCCCACAGCCTCGCCCAGGCACTCGGCCAGGCGGGTCTCGTCCACGCGGTCACGACCGCTGAGCATCACCAGCACCGCCTCGCCACCCCCCATGCGGAACACGAGCGACTTGGCGATCTCCTCCACGTCACACCCCAGGGTGGCGGCCGCCTCCGCGGCGGTGCGTGTGTAGCCGGGCAACTCCACGACCTCGGCGGGAACACCGAGCGCGCGCCAGGCGTCCTGAACCTTCCGGGCGCTGGGCGCCAGGTCAGCCACGGTGCCCTCCACGAGCAGGGGCAACGGTGAACGGCACGCAACACCTGGGACCGGCGCACATAGTGGTGATGGTATGTGATGCCCCCGCCGGTCAGCACGAGGTCCGGGTCACAGGTCCACTCGCCACGACCAGCCCCCTCCTCAAGTGGGCCTGGCGTGTTGGGCGGATGCACGGCGTCCTTCACGCGGCTGCGCTGGGGTATGTTCGACGCCCATACGCTGTCCGGCTTCCTGGTGGCCGCCGTCGTCATCGCGCTCACCCCCGACCCGACTCAATGCTGGTGCTGCCCGGTCGCTCATGGGTGGGCGCCGCACCAGTGTGGTGACCGCCCTGGGCAGTCGCCCCCGCCTTCGAGGTCGTGAAGTTCGCGGGGGTCGCCTACCGAATGTACCTGGGCGTCCGGGCGTTGCGAGACCGGGCCACACCCCTCCTCCCCGACCGGGCGGTACCGGTGAGTGGGGCGAGGGCGTTGTGGCAGGCGGTGGTGACGGACGTGCTCAATTCGAAGGCGGCGCCGTTCTTCATGGCGTTTTTGCCGCCATTCGTGCATAGGGTCACGCCAGCAGGGCGCGGAAATGAACGCTAAGCCGCCTACAGTTTTCCTTGCTGGGCTGAGCCCAGGAAGGGCCGTGAGTGACCATACGCGAGGCAGAGCGACGGCACCCACCGTCCCCCCTCTCCCGCTTGACACGAGCTTAACAGCACCCCCCTAGCCTGCACGCATGCGGAAAACACTCCTGACCGTGCTGGCCCTGGGCGCCCTGCCCACCCCGGCCCTCGCCCAGATGAACCACGGCACTATGCACATGGCCACCCCCGCGACCGGCATGAACCCGCCGATGGACCTGAGCGCTCTGAAGGCGATGACCGGCAAGGCCTTCGACCGCGCCTTTCTCTCCATGATGATCCCGCACCACCAGGCCGCCGTCGCCATGAGCCAGGCCGTCCTCGGCACCCGGGACCCCAAGGTCAAGGCCTGGGCGAACACCATCATCCGGGACCAGAACCGGGAGATCGCCCAGATGAACACCCTGCTGAAGAGTTACGGCGGCGCCGACAGCGAGATGCAGGCGAGCATGATGGGCGACATGGCGAGCAGCGTGAAAAGCGCCAGCAACAAGGACCGCGCCTTCGTGCAGGGCATGATTCCGCACCACGCCTCCGCCATCGACATGGCGAACCTCGCCCTCCAGAAATCGCAGAACCTCAGCGTGCTGGGGCTCGCCCGCGACATCACCCGCGCCCAGGCCGCCGAGATGTACGACTTCAAGGCCTACCTGCTGCGCTGAGCGTCCGCGACACCGTGCCCCACCCCTCCGGTGGGGCTCCTTTGTGCCCCGCCTCCCCCCGGAGACCCCATGCCCAACGTCCTGATTGTGGACGACGACCCCGCCATCCTCGAAATCCTGCGCGCCTACCTCGCTGCGGAAGGACACACGGTTCTGGAAGCGGCCGACGGGATTCAGGCCCGCACCCTGCTCCCCCGTGCCGACCTCGCCATCCTCGACTGGATGCTGCCCGGTGTGTCTGGCCTGGAACTGGCCCGGGAAGCTCGGGCCGCCCGCCTCGACCTGCCCATCCTGATGCTCACCGCACGAGGGGAAGAAGAAGACAAGCTGCGCGGTCTGGACCTCGGCCTCGACGACTACGTGGTCAAGCCCTTTAGCCCTCGGGAGGTCGTCGCCCGGGTCCGCGCCCTGCTGCGCCGGGTGGGCGTCCGCGACACGGTGAGCAGCGGGGGCCTGGAACTTGACCTGCGCGCCCGCACGGCGACCTTGGACGGGCAACCCATCGACCTCTCCAAGCTGGAATACGACCTGCTGGCCGCGCTCGCCTCCCACCCCGGCCTCGCCTGGACCCGGGAGCGGTTGCTGGAACGGGTCTGGGGCCAGGACTTCCCCGGCACCGAGCGGGTGGTGGACGTGCATGTGACGGGCCTGCGCAAGAAGCTCGGAGATGACGCCGACCGACCCCGTTTCATCGAGACGGTGCGGGGCGTCGGCTACCGCTTCAGGACCGACACTTGAGCGAGGAGGTCCCGTGAAGCTCTACCCCCGCCTGTTCCTGTCGCACCTGCTGGTCATCCTGATCGCCGTCGGCGCCATGCTGGTCCTGACCGAACTGCTCGCCCCCGCCTTCGTGCGCCACCACGTCGAGCAGATGGTGCGCCTGATCGGCCCGGACGGGGCCAGCCTGCGCCCCGACCTGGAACGGGGGATGCGCCGCACCCTCAACTCCGCCCTGCTGGTGTCCCTCCCCCTCGCGCTGCTGGTGGCCGCCCTGACGGCCCTGCTCTCGGCGCGGCGGGTGGTGCGGAGCGTGACCCTGCTGCGGGACGGCAGCCACGCCATCGCGGCCGGGGAGTACCGGCGGCGCCTGCCCGAGGAGGGCCGCGACGAGCTGACCGACCTCGCGCGGCACTACAACCGGATGGCCGGGGCGCTGGAGCGGGTCGAGCAGGGCCGGGTGGAACTGATCTCGAACGTGGCGCACGAACTGCGCACCCCCCTGGCCGCCCTGCGTGGGTACGCCGAGGCGCTGAGAGACCGGGTGCTGGCCCCCGAGGTGGCCTCGGACGCCATCGTGCGGGAGACAGTGGCGATGGAACGGCTGGTGCGGGACCTGAGCCTGGTGTCCCGGGTGGAGGCGGGCGCCGTGGAGCTGCACCCGACGGACTTCCGACCGGGGGAGTTGCTGAGGGCCGCGCTGGAGCGCTTCGAGGGCGCCGCTCAGGACCGGGGCATCCACCTGGCCCTGCAAACGGACGACCCTCTCCCACGGGTCACGGCGGACTTCGAGCGGGCCTCGCAGGTCCTGGCGAACCTGCTCTCGAACGCCCTGCGGCACACTCCCAGCGGCGGGTCCGTCACGCTTGCGGCCCACGCGGCGGACGGTCGGGTGACCTTTGAGGTGCGGGACACCGGGAGCGGCATTCCCGAGGAGCACCTGGGCCGCATCTTCGAGCGGTTCTACCGGGTGGACCCGGCGCGGACCCGGGGCGAGGGAAGCGGGGTGGGCCTCACCATCGCCAAGGGCCTAATCGAGCGCATGGGCGGCACGCTCACCGTCACGTCGGGGCCAGGAGGCAGCACGTTCGGCTTCACGTTGCTGGCCGCCCATACGGGGAGCACCTGAGGTCTTCCCATTGGTCGCTGTGAGCCGAAGTCGGACAAACGCCGCCCCAAAGGGCGACGTTTTGTGGCTTTTGGGGGAGCGCCAGCCGTGGCGCGGAAACCAACGCTCAGCCTCCAGCACCTCGCTCTCACCGGGCCGGTCCAGGTCGGCGAAGGGGCCGTCAGGCGCCCTGCGCGAGCAGAGGAGACAGCTCAACGTGGTCCCGCCCCAGCACGTTGACGTGCTCGAACAGCAGCGGTGACCGCCGCACGACATCCTCCAGCAACACGGTGGCCCCCGCCGCCTTCAGGTGATTCAGGATGGTGTCGAGGCCGCCCTTCATGGCACCGAGACGTTCAGGGGCGCATCGCGGGGATGTGACGGCCACACACGCCGCCTGACCGGAGAGGGGGCAAGGAGCGGCCGGGTGGCCGCTCCTTCCGTCTTACGTCTTACTGCCGGTGTTCGGGGTGGGGGTCCTCGCTCAGCCACTGCTGATGCACCTGCTCGTGGTTCAGCTTCAGGTGCACATGCTCGTCCACGTGATCCACCGCGCTCAGCGGCAGCCAGTGGTGCGTCCCCGAGTCGTCCCGGCTCAGCTTGATGTACTCCCCGTCTACCCGGTCCACCTCGCCGTGCCGGTGCCCGTCCGCGCAAATCACCGGCATGTGCTCCTGAATCTGTGCTCCCGTCGTCATGGTCTGACCTCCCTGGGTCCGCCTCCATCCTCCGGTCTCTCCGGGGAGTGGGACAGCCCAAGCGCGACCTTATTCCTCTTTTGTGCGCATGTATGAACAGTTGTTCAGTCAATATGGACGGGCGTGGCTCACCTGTGCCCCCGTGAAGCCGCAGGAGGGCATCCATCCTCAACCGTTCATTCTTCTGCTCACCTGGAAGCCCACCCGGAATTGCCCCTGACCCTCCGCGAGATTCAACAGCAGGGGGTGGTCCAGCGCGAAAGGGAGGACCACGACGAGTACGGCCGTGGGGCTCATGGCTCCCGACCGATGGTCCCGCGCCACGACGAGCATCATGAGCGCGACCGCCACCACGAGGACCGGCACGACTGGGGACACCATGACGAGCATGGCGGGACCACCGCCGGCACCACGATTGAGGGCCTCTGCAAAGCGTCGAAGAGTGCCAAGACTGGATGACCGACAACCTCACCTCTGAATGGCCTCTCCGGGGACCAAGACCTGATGCCTGGCCGGACCATATCTTTGCCTCGTTGAGCGTGTCAGCGTGGCGAACGATGGGGTTCCGGTCATCCGGTGGGGTTAATCGGGCGGTTGAGCGTTCGACCTCTCCCCTTCATGGAGCCGAACGCAGAAGGTCCACCGCCGACCTCTCTCAGGATGGGGCCCGGGGACGTCCGTATGGACGTCCCCGGGCACTGATCTCTTGACGGATTACTGGCGGTGTTCGGGATGGGGGTCCTCACTCAACCACTGCTGGTGGACCTGTTCGTGGCCCAGGTTCAGGTGGACGTGCTGATCCACATGGTCCACGGCACTTATGGGCAGCCAGTGCGGCTGTGCGGAATCGCCCCCCGACAGCTTGATGTACTCCCCGTCCACGCCGTCCACCTGGCCGTGATCCATTCCGTCCGCACACTTCACCGGCATGCCTGGCTTGATCTGCGACTGCATCGTCATCGGGTGCCTCCTGTCCAGACAGCGTACGTTCTTCTTTCCAAGGTGGAAATGAGCCTCCTGTCAACCCCGCTTCATGGCTGAACAGACTTACATATGAATGTTCACTCAGGTATACTGAACCCATGACGGCCTCACCCCCCCGCCCAGATGCCCCTTTGCCGGAGACCGCTCACCTGACCTATTTCGTGGACGGGATGGACTGTGCGAGTTGCGTGCAAAAAGTCGAGCGCATGATGGCCACGCTGCCCGGCGCGAGCGGCGTCAAAACGAGCTTCAACAAGCAGACGCTCGACCTGGACCTCGACGAGACCCGGACTTCACGCACAACCCTGGAACAAAATCTCCAGGCGCTGGGTTACACACCTGAATTGCTGAGCCGTGCCGCCCCCCTCACCCCGATCGAGGACCTCTCCCACCTGACCTACTTCGTGGACGGGATGGATTGTGCGAGTTGCGTGCAGAAGGTCGAACGCATGATGGCCACCGTGCCGGGCGCGAGCGGCGTGAAGACCAGCTTCAACAAGCAGACCCTGGAACTCGACCTCGACGAGCGCCAGACCCCTCGCGCCCTGCTGGAGCGCAACCTGCACTCCCTGGGCTACACCCCTTCCCTGCAGGGAGGAGCGGCCTCTCCGTCCGCCGCCAAGAGCCACGAGGGCCATGACCACGCGGGGCAGGACCACCACGACCACGATCACGGCAGCCACGATCACGACCCCGGGGGTCATGGTCACACCCACGAGATCCCCAAACCGGGTCAGCCCTGGTACGCGACCGGGCAGGGCAAGCTGGTCGTGACCTCCGGCGTGCTGCTCGCCCTGGCCTGGCTGTTCGGCTTTATCGAGCCTCAGTTCGCCACCGTCGGTTTTATCGCCGCGACCTTGATCGGCGTGTGGCCGCTGGCGAAGAAGGCGGTGGCGAGTGCCCGCTTCGGGGACTACTTCAGCATCAACACGCTGGTGAGCCTCGCCGCCCTCGGCGCTATCCTGATCGGGGAAGCGGCCGAGGGCGCGGTCGTCGTGTTCTTCTTCGCGGTCGGCGAACTCCTGGAGGGCATCGCCGCCGGTCGGGCCCGCGCCGGGATTCAGGCGCTCGCAGCGCTGGCTCCCAAGACGGCCCTGCTCGTTGAAGGTCAGGGCACCCGCGAGGTACCTGCCAATGCCCTGCGGGTCGGGCAGACCGTGCAGGTGAATCCGGGGGCGCGGGTGCCCGCCGACGGCACCATCCTGAGCGGCACCTCCAGTCTCGACGACAGCCCCGTGACGGGGGAGAGCGTCCCGGTTGTGAAGAGCGCGGGGAACAGCGTGTACGCGGGCAGCATCAACACCGACGGGGTGCTGACCGTGCGGGTGGATAAGGCCGCCAGCGACAACACCATCGCCCGGATCATTCACATGGTCGAGGAGGCGGAGGGCAGCAAGGCGCCCACCGCGCGCTTCATCGACCGCTTCAGCCGGTACTACACCCCCGGGGTGGTGGCGGTGTCCGCCCTGGTCGCCCTGGTTCCGCCCCTGTTCTTCGGAGCCCAGTGGCACCCTTGGCTCTACAAGGGGATCGCCCTGCTGCTGATCGGTTGCCCCTGCGCCCTGGTCCTGAGTGTGCCTGCGGCCATCACCAGCGGGATCAGCGCGGGAACCCGGCGCGGACTGCTGATCAAGGGCGGGGCCGCGCTGGAGAGCATCGGGAGCGTCAAGACGGTCGCGTTCGACAAGACCGGGACGCTGACGGCCGGGAAGCCGCGCGTGACCGACGTCCTTGGGGTGAACCTGGACCGCAACGAGGTGCTGCGCCTGGCCGCCGCCGTGGAGTCGGGCAGCAGTCACCCGCTGGCCAAGGCCATCACGGACGCCGCCCGGCAGGGTGGCCTCACCCTGCCCCCCGTCACGGACGCGCAGGCAATTCCCGGCAAGGCGGTCACGGCCACCGTCGAGGGCCGGACGCTCAGCGTCAGCTCGCCGCGGCACGCGGATACGTTCGCTCCCTTGCCCGGCAGCGTGCGGGCGAAGATCACGGCGTTCGAGGAGCAGGGCCGCACGGCGGTCGTGCTGCGGGACGGGACTGTTCCCCTGGGTGTCATCGCCATCCGCGACGAGCCCCGTCCTGACGCCCGGGAGGCCATCGCGCAGCTTCGCGGGCTGGGCGTCCAGACGGTGATGCTCACCGGGGACAATGCCCGTACCGGGCAGGCCATCGCCTCTGACCTCGGGATGGACGTGCGGGCCGAGTTGCTGCCCGAGGACAAGCTGCGTTTGATCGCGGATCTGAAGGCGAAGGGGGGCGTGGCGATGGTGGGGGACGGTATCAACGACGCGCCCGCGCTGGCCCAGTCGGACGTGGGCATCGCGATGGGCGGCGGCACCGACGTGGCCCTGGAGACCGCCGACGCCGCCCTGCTGCAAGAACGCGTCACCGGCGTCGCCCATCTGGTCTCCCTGTCACGCGCCACCATGCAGAACATCAAGGTGAACATCGCCTTCGCGCTGGGCCTCAAGGCGATCTTCCTGGTCACGACCCTGCTGGGGTACACCAACCTGTGGATGGCGATTCTGGCCGACACCGGCGCGACCGCCATCGTCACGGCCAACGCCCTGCGCCTGCTGCGCTGGAAGGGGGGCGGTCCCGCCGCCCCCCGCACCGTCACCGCCGCCCCGACCCCCACCCGCGCCTGAGCCATGCCCGAGATCACGCTCTACACCGTCCCGAACTGCGCGGACTGCCAGGCCATCAAGCGGCTGCTGACCCGCCAGGGCGCCGCCTTTACTGAGAAGAACGTGCGAGGGGACCCGCAGGCCCTGGCGGAGATGCAGGCCAGGGCGCAGGTCCGCATCGCCCCCGTCACCGTGATCGGCGAGCAGGCCTTTTACGGCCCCTTCGACGACCAGCGCCCGCGGATTCTGGCGGCCCTGCGGGGAGAGACCGCCGCTTGAACGCCCTCACCGTGCAACTCCTGTCCCTCACGTCGATCCCGGTGGCGGCCACCTTGCTCGGGGGCGTCCTCGCCAGCTACCGAACCCCCGGCGAGCGGCTGCGCTCCTTCGTCCAGCACTTCGCCGCGGGCGTGGTGTTCGCCGCCGTGGCGGGCGAACTGCTGCCGGAAATCACCCGGGGCCACCAGCCGCTCGGCGTGGTGATCGGCTTCTCGCTGGGCGTGGGCCTGATGCTCGTCATCCGGCACCTGGCCGGGCGCCTGGAACGTCCGGCAGCGGGCGGCTCCGCCCCGCGTGGGAACGTCGGCCTGGTGACCGTGGTGGGCCTCGACGTGCTGATCGACGGGCTGCTGATCGGGGTGGGCTTCGCGGCGGGCGCGCGGGTGGGCACGCTGCTGGTGGTGGCCCTGACGCTGGAACTGCTGTTCCTGGGTGTCTCGGTGGCCTCCAGCCTGGGCCAGTCCGGCACATCCCGGGGCCGCACGGTCCTCACCGTGGCCGGGCTGAGCCTGCTGGTGATCGTGGGCGCGCTGCTGGGGGGGACGCTCCTCCAGGGGCTCTCGGGTCTCGCCCTGGAGATCGTGCTGTCCTTTGGCGCGGCGGCCCTGCTGTTCCTGGTGACCGAGGAACTGCTCACCGAGGCGCACGAGGTCAAGGAGACGCCGCCCATCACCGCCGCCTTCTTCGCGGGCTTCGTGGCCCTGTACCTGCTGGAGTTGGCGTCGTGAGGTGGGGGCCCCTGCTGCTGATCGCGGCCCTGCTGGCCCTGGAGGGAGGGCTCAAGGCCTGGGCCGCGGCGAACCTGACCCCGGGCGTGGACCGCCCCTTGGTGCCCGGCCTGCTGCACCTGGGCTTCACCCTGAACCCCGGCATGGCCTGGGGCCTGCTGGGCGGCCTGACCTCCCCGCTGGCCCTCCTGCGCCTGCTGGTCGGCCTGGGGATCGTGGCCGGCCTGCTCTCCGGCCGGCTCCCCACCGGGCGCGTCTGGCCGCTCGCGCTGATCGCGGCGGGGGCGCTCGGGAACGCCTTGGACGGCCTGACTCGCGGTGCGGTCGTCGATTACCTCACTGCCCCCGTGCTGGACGTGGTCGCGCGGCCGCTGACGGGCCGCCCCTTTCCCATCTTCAACCTGTCGGACGTGCTGGTCTGTACGGGCACCCTCTGGCTGCTGCTGCACGCCCGGCGGATGGAACGCCGCGCTGGACATTCCGCCTCTGACCGGTGTGCTACCTCTCAACCCAAGGAGAATTCATGAACCGAACTGTCCTGCTGACCCTGCCCGCCCTGCTCGCGCTTGCCTCCTGCAACCGGGGAGGCGGTGAGATTGAGGGCGTCCAGAGCTTCCAGAACAAGGGGGGAGCCCACCAGGAGGGGCGCATCACCTACGCGCAGACGCCCCCGGCGGGCGGACCCCACAACCCCGCCTGGCAGAACTGCGGCGTGTACGACCGCCCGCTCTACGACGAGTACGCCGTGCACAGCCTGGAGCACGGGGCGGTGTGGCTCAGCTACCAGCCGGGCCTGCCCGCCGATCAGGTCGGGGCCCTGAAGACACTGGTGGAGGGACGCTCCTACACCCTGCTCTCGCCCCACGAGTCGCAGAAGGCCCCCCTCGTCCTCACGGCCTGGAACAGGCAGCTCGTGGTGCAGGACGTCTCGGACCCCCGGGTGAAGCAGTTCCTCCAGACGTATGAGCAGGGGGGCGAAGCCCCGGAGATCGGGGCCTCATGCAGCGGCGCGTACAACGGCACGGTCTAACCGCCTGGGCGGGTGGGGTGCTGGCCGCGGCGGTCCTCGGCGTGGGCGCGGCCGTCACTTGGCCCCGCCCGCCCGCCGAGGGGAGTTCCGAGGTCAGCTTTGCCCGGGACATGAGCGCGCACCATGCGCAGGCCGTGGACATGAGCGTGACGCTGGTCAAGCGGGCGGCGGACCCGGCGATCCGGCTGCTGGCTCAGGACATCCTGCTGGGGCAGCAGGCGCAGATCGGGCAGATGCAGGGCTGGCTGATGGCCTGGGGGCGCCCGCTGGCGGGCCGGGAGGCCCCGATGGCGGGCATGGACC
This is a stretch of genomic DNA from Deinococcus aerius. It encodes these proteins:
- a CDS encoding YbaK/EbsC family protein produces the protein MADLAPSARKVQDAWRALGVPAEVVELPGYTRTAAEAAATLGCDVEEIAKSLVFRMGGGEAVLVMLSGRDRVDETRLAECLGEAVGKADAAFVRECTGFAVGGVPPVGHVRSLVTLLDDALLELDAVWAAAGTPHAVARVLTRDLRRLPNARIATLRERREGTSVAA
- a CDS encoding DUF305 domain-containing protein — protein: MRKTLLTVLALGALPTPALAQMNHGTMHMATPATGMNPPMDLSALKAMTGKAFDRAFLSMMIPHHQAAVAMSQAVLGTRDPKVKAWANTIIRDQNREIAQMNTLLKSYGGADSEMQASMMGDMASSVKSASNKDRAFVQGMIPHHASAIDMANLALQKSQNLSVLGLARDITRAQAAEMYDFKAYLLR
- a CDS encoding winged helix-turn-helix domain-containing protein, with product MPNVLIVDDDPAILEILRAYLAAEGHTVLEAADGIQARTLLPRADLAILDWMLPGVSGLELAREARAARLDLPILMLTARGEEEDKLRGLDLGLDDYVVKPFSPREVVARVRALLRRVGVRDTVSSGGLELDLRARTATLDGQPIDLSKLEYDLLAALASHPGLAWTRERLLERVWGQDFPGTERVVDVHVTGLRKKLGDDADRPRFIETVRGVGYRFRTDT
- a CDS encoding sensor histidine kinase produces the protein MKLYPRLFLSHLLVILIAVGAMLVLTELLAPAFVRHHVEQMVRLIGPDGASLRPDLERGMRRTLNSALLVSLPLALLVAALTALLSARRVVRSVTLLRDGSHAIAAGEYRRRLPEEGRDELTDLARHYNRMAGALERVEQGRVELISNVAHELRTPLAALRGYAEALRDRVLAPEVASDAIVRETVAMERLVRDLSLVSRVEAGAVELHPTDFRPGELLRAALERFEGAAQDRGIHLALQTDDPLPRVTADFERASQVLANLLSNALRHTPSGGSVTLAAHAADGRVTFEVRDTGSGIPEEHLGRIFERFYRVDPARTRGEGSGVGLTIAKGLIERMGGTLTVTSGPGGSTFGFTLLAAHTGST
- a CDS encoding DUF2171 domain-containing protein, producing MTTGAQIQEHMPVICADGHRHGEVDRVDGEYIKLSRDDSGTHHWLPLSAVDHVDEHVHLKLNHEQVHQQWLSEDPHPEHRQ
- a CDS encoding DUF2171 domain-containing protein — translated: MTMQSQIKPGMPVKCADGMDHGQVDGVDGEYIKLSGGDSAQPHWLPISAVDHVDQHVHLNLGHEQVHQQWLSEDPHPEHRQ
- a CDS encoding heavy metal translocating P-type ATPase — encoded protein: MTASPPRPDAPLPETAHLTYFVDGMDCASCVQKVERMMATLPGASGVKTSFNKQTLDLDLDETRTSRTTLEQNLQALGYTPELLSRAAPLTPIEDLSHLTYFVDGMDCASCVQKVERMMATVPGASGVKTSFNKQTLELDLDERQTPRALLERNLHSLGYTPSLQGGAASPSAAKSHEGHDHAGQDHHDHDHGSHDHDPGGHGHTHEIPKPGQPWYATGQGKLVVTSGVLLALAWLFGFIEPQFATVGFIAATLIGVWPLAKKAVASARFGDYFSINTLVSLAALGAILIGEAAEGAVVVFFFAVGELLEGIAAGRARAGIQALAALAPKTALLVEGQGTREVPANALRVGQTVQVNPGARVPADGTILSGTSSLDDSPVTGESVPVVKSAGNSVYAGSINTDGVLTVRVDKAASDNTIARIIHMVEEAEGSKAPTARFIDRFSRYYTPGVVAVSALVALVPPLFFGAQWHPWLYKGIALLLIGCPCALVLSVPAAITSGISAGTRRGLLIKGGAALESIGSVKTVAFDKTGTLTAGKPRVTDVLGVNLDRNEVLRLAAAVESGSSHPLAKAITDAARQGGLTLPPVTDAQAIPGKAVTATVEGRTLSVSSPRHADTFAPLPGSVRAKITAFEEQGRTAVVLRDGTVPLGVIAIRDEPRPDAREAIAQLRGLGVQTVMLTGDNARTGQAIASDLGMDVRAELLPEDKLRLIADLKAKGGVAMVGDGINDAPALAQSDVGIAMGGGTDVALETADAALLQERVTGVAHLVSLSRATMQNIKVNIAFALGLKAIFLVTTLLGYTNLWMAILADTGATAIVTANALRLLRWKGGGPAAPRTVTAAPTPTRA
- a CDS encoding glutaredoxin family protein, whose protein sequence is MPEITLYTVPNCADCQAIKRLLTRQGAAFTEKNVRGDPQALAEMQARAQVRIAPVTVIGEQAFYGPFDDQRPRILAALRGETAA
- a CDS encoding ZIP family metal transporter, producing the protein MNALTVQLLSLTSIPVAATLLGGVLASYRTPGERLRSFVQHFAAGVVFAAVAGELLPEITRGHQPLGVVIGFSLGVGLMLVIRHLAGRLERPAAGGSAPRGNVGLVTVVGLDVLIDGLLIGVGFAAGARVGTLLVVALTLELLFLGVSVASSLGQSGTSRGRTVLTVAGLSLLVIVGALLGGTLLQGLSGLALEIVLSFGAAALLFLVTEELLTEAHEVKETPPITAAFFAGFVALYLLELAS
- a CDS encoding signal peptidase II translates to MRWGPLLLIAALLALEGGLKAWAAANLTPGVDRPLVPGLLHLGFTLNPGMAWGLLGGLTSPLALLRLLVGLGIVAGLLSGRLPTGRVWPLALIAAGALGNALDGLTRGAVVDYLTAPVLDVVARPLTGRPFPIFNLSDVLVCTGTLWLLLHARRMERRAGHSASDRCATSQPKENS
- a CDS encoding DUF3105 domain-containing protein; amino-acid sequence: MNRTVLLTLPALLALASCNRGGGEIEGVQSFQNKGGAHQEGRITYAQTPPAGGPHNPAWQNCGVYDRPLYDEYAVHSLEHGAVWLSYQPGLPADQVGALKTLVEGRSYTLLSPHESQKAPLVLTAWNRQLVVQDVSDPRVKQFLQTYEQGGEAPEIGASCSGAYNGTV
- a CDS encoding DUF305 domain-containing protein produces the protein MQRRVQRHGLTAWAGGVLAAAVLGVGAAVTWPRPPAEGSSEVSFARDMSAHHAQAVDMSVTLVKRAADPAIRLLAQDILLGQQAQIGQMQGWLMAWGRPLAGREAPMAGMDRARMGLASDGDVRQLRHLPVNTAQTRYLVLMRRHHQGGVAMAKSALTTVKRPEVRAFAERVVAAQTSEIQAIDALLGKRMAGGEAQPEMQPEMDGMTHE